The genomic window TGATTGACGCGGCGACCGTCTATCCCGACGGAGTCCCGCCCGAGCACTTGCAGACGCCGCCGATCAAGCTAACGGCCATGCTCGCCCGTAAGCCGGGGCGGGCGACGGCGTGGGACAGCCAAGCCGCCGTCGAGATTCTTAATCAGGGCCACTTGCGCGTCACGACGATGCGCCCCGCGGCGACGCTGCGCGGGCGGATCGTCGATCAGGCGGGCCGACCGATCGCTGGCGCCGGGGTCACGACGAATCGCTTCCTGCGCATCCCCGGCGTTTCGCTGGCGGCTGCGACGACCGACGACCAGGGGCGGTTCGAGATTCAGGAGATCGAGCCGTATGACCAAGAAGCCGAGCGGAAGAAGTTCGCCGACTGGGTTGCAACGTTGCGTGCCCAGCTGCCGCCCGACGATTTCCAACGGCTGGAGTCGACGCAGGCAGGGGAGATTTATCTCCCGGTGCAACCCGGCGGCGGACCGCAGTTCCAGCCGTTGCAAGTCTACGTGAGCCACCCGCGTTACGTCCCCGCGGTCGCGACCGTTGCGAGGGTCCCCGGCGAGGTCGAGGCGACTCTGTCGCCGGGGGGGACGATCACGGGGCGCGTCGTTCGGCCCGGCGCCGCGGGAGACGAGCCAGCCGCGGGGTGCGTCGTTTATGTGCAGCCGAAGCCGAAGCCTCCTGCCGCCGGGCTTGGTTCGGCCGCAGCCGTCGCTCGGATTGAGCTCGTTCCACTGAGCGTGAACACGACCGACGTTGCGGGGATCTATCGCGTCGACTCGTTGGCGGCCGGGGAGTACGTCGTCGCCGTCGACGGCGGCGACGACTGGGTCGCGGCCGGACTTGACGGGATCGTCGTCAAGGCTGGCGTTTCAACTGCCGCGCCCGACGTACGACTGAGCAAGGGGGGAATCGTGCGCGTGCAACTCGTCGACGCCGACACGGGGGAGCCGCTGACGTTTGCCAAGCCGCGCCAGGGGTGGCTCCACGCCACTGCCCGCGACGGTCGGGTGCTGCCGCTGACCAACGGCGTCGTGGAGTTCACCTCCGCCGGAGTCGGGCGGCGGAGGCTCGCGCCCGGCAGGTACTTTGTGTTCGCCGCGTTGCCGAGCGACGGTCCGACTCCTTGGCCGCAACTCACTTCGATCGTCGCGGGGCAACCCATCGACGAGCAGCCGACGATCGACGTCGTCGAGGGCCAGACGCACGAGATCGAATTGCGGATGCGTCGCGAAGAAATCTCGCAAGCCGCGATTGGCGCCTTAACGCCGACTCTCGATCTCCACTCGGGCGACCCGCCGAACGACGGCTCGAAGTGACTGGGCCGAGGACTGCCGAGCCGGAGGAGGACGAACAGATCCGGACATGCCAGCGGCAGCGAGCGAGGATGCGGGCTTTGTCGCACTCCGCGGCCGTCGTCTGAGGCGGGATGCGAACGGCCCGCCTGCGCAACCTGGGCAAACTTCTCCGCGCCGATTGCGGTTTCCGGGGCGATATTGCCATTTTGGGGGAGTCTCGACAGGGGGGGAAGTCGGCGAATAAAATGGACTCCTACGAGCGACGGCCGCATCGGTGTCTGTTCGCTCGCCCCCGCCCACCCCGGAGCCGTCTGGCTCGCATGTTGTCGACGTTCTCGCACGACCGGCTTGCCGCCGCTCATCGTGCCGCCCTTGAGCAGTTGGCCCGCGCCCGCGACGTGCGCGGTTGTTGGGCTGGCGTTCTGTCCAGCAGTCCGCTGGCCACGGCCGCTGCGATCAGTGCGCTGGCCCTCGCCGAGCGGAACGTCGACTCGGCGCCCGACGGGCTCGATCCCCTGCACGACAGTTGGCTCGGCGGGGTCCTCATGCGGACCGAGTTGAACGAACTGGTCGGCAGCGGATTGCGGTGGCTCGCCGACCAGCAGAATCCCGACGGCGGCTGGGCCGACGCGAAGCCGGGGCGGTCGAACCTCGTCACGACGATGGCGGTCGAGGCGGCGTTTCACCTGACTGGCGTTCCGGCCAAGTGTGCGAACATGATGGAGCGCGCCCGGGCGTTCATCGCCGAGGAGGGGGGCGCGGCGGCGCTGCGCGATCATCGCGGCCCGCGCCGCACTGTGGCCGCGGGCGTGCTCGCCCTGCATGCCGCTGCCAGTTTGACCCCGTGGAGCAAAACCCCCTGTCGCTGGGCGACGCTCGTGCTGTTCGGCGCGGGGCGGCGAAGCCGCGACACCGCGGGCTCCGTGGCCGACGAAATTCTGCGCACCGCCGTCGCGGTCGCGCGGGGGGCGAACCTTCAGCGGTTCCATCCCCTGCGCGGCGCCGTGAGCGGCGCGGCGCGATCGCACGCCCTGGCGTTCCTTCAATCGAAACAATCGTCCGCGGGGGGCTTCCTCGATTCCCCCGCCATCACGGCCCTGGTCGCCGGCGCGCTGGCGAGCGCGGGGCTGGCCGACGCGGCGCTCGTGCGGCAAGCGGTCGAGTTTCTGCTCTCCACCGTGCGCGGCGACGGCAGTTGGCCCGCTTGCGTCGACACGGCCGTGCGCGACACCACGGCGGCCTTGGCCGGCAGTCAGTGGCATGACCAACTGTTCGCGCCTCGCAATGAACTGAGCGACGTCGCCGCGGCCGAGTCGCACGGCCCGTCGGTCGAGGCGGAGCGGACCATGCGGTGGTTGCTTGACGCCCAGCGGACGTCGACCCGCGTGCGCGGCGGTCGCAAGCGACTCGGCTGGGCGTCCACCTGCCGCCCCGACGGCGAGTCGAGCGTCTACGACACCGCCGGGGCGCTGATGGCTCTGGCAAGTTGGCGGCGGCGCTGGCCCAATGCGTTGCCGGCCGAGGTACGCCAAGCGGCGTTCGCGGGATTGGATTGGCTGATCGGCGCGGTCCTCTCGACCGCGCGCTACTCGGGGCTTTCGCTTTGGCCGCTGTTCGGGGCGCGCAGTCGCCTCTTCAAGCTCGACGTGGCCGCGACGGCGCAGGCCTTGCGGGCCATGTTCCAGTGGCGGCAGTTGATCCATCGCGATACGGCCGGTTCGTTCGATACGCGCTTGCAGAAGGCCATGTCGTGGGGCGTGAAACAGCTCATCGCGGCCCAGCGCGAAGACGGTTCATGGAGCGCCGACGGTCGTCGGACCGGGTCCATCGAGCAAGCCAGTCACGCCGTCGCCTCGACCGCCGCCGCGCTGCAAGCCTGCGCCGAGTTGGGGCTGGTCGAGCAGGAGCCCGTGTTGCGCGCGGCCCGCTGGTTGGCCGGAGCGCAGCATGCGTGCGGGGGGTGGGGCCCGGCGCCGCGGCAATCGGGCAGCTACGCTCGCAAACGCGACGCCGTGCAAGCCGAGGCCGAGGCGGCGCGCTGCACGATCGAGGAAACCGCCGCCGCGATCGCCGCGCTGGCGCCATTTGCGGCCGATTCGCTGTGCGAGAAGGCCCTCGCCGTGGGCGCCGAATGGCTGGCCGAGGCAATGTTAGCCGACGCACGGTGCGCGCCGGCGACCATGTCGCTGGCTTGGTCGCGGTTGTGGTACCATGACTCTCTGGCGGCTCCGGTGGCTGCCGTCGCGGCTTTGGGCCGGGTGACGTCCGCGGGACCTGCAGCCGCCGAGACGATTCCCGCCCGGTAGGGCCCGTCTCCGCCCCCGGCGATCGTTGCGGCTCGTCGAGCCGTCGTCCGTCGCGCCTCTTGCCTTGCGCCGATCGTGGAACTTGCCGCTGAGCTCGCTGAGTTGTTTTTCGATTCGCTGGCCGAGGTCGGAGAGTTGATCCCCGTCGGCCCGAGCGAGATGCCGGTCGACTACGCCGTGCTTCTGGCCCACGACGACCACATGACGGTGACGATCGAGGCGTTCCACGGTTCGCTTGTCAACGTGCTCCCCTTGAAGGTGGTCGAGGAGGAGGATTTCTACGCCCGCACAAGTCTGTTGGTCCGGCAGACGGACGACGAGATCGTCCAGTTCGGGATCATGCGGATTCGCTTGCCGGACCTGCCGGGCGCCGTGCAGGCGGAGATTGCCTCGGGCCGAACCCCGCTGGGGCGGGTCCTGTTGCGTCACAACGTGCTCCGGCACGTGGAACTGCGGCGATTATGGCGGGTGAACCCCGGGCCCCAGCTTCGGTTACATTGGGACCTGGATCCCAACGAGTGCGTTTACGGCCGGTCCGCGGGGATTTGGTTCGACAGCGTCCCCGCGGTGGATCTCTTGGAGATCGTGCGACTATGACGGCGTTTGCTCCGGAGTACGATTGCGTGGTGCTGGGCGGCGGGCCGGCGGGCTCGACCTGCGCGGGTCTCGTGGCCGAGGCGGGCTTCAAGACGCTGCTGGTCGAGCGCGAGCGGATGCCCCGCGAGCACATCGGCGAGTCGCTGATGCCCGAGACCTACTGGGTCTTCGAGCGGTTGGGCGTGCTCGACAAAATCGAGGCCGCCGGCTACGCCAAGAAGGTCGGCGTCCAGTTCGTGAACAACACGGGGCGCGAGTCGGCGCCGTTCTTTTTTCGCTCGCACGACGATCGAGTCTCAAGCGAAACCTGGCACGTCGATCGGGCCCACTTCGACAAGCTGCTGTTCGACCACGCGGCTGAAAAGGGCGCCGACTGCCGCGACGGCTCGCGCGCACTGGAAGTGCTCCTGGACGGCGACAAGGCTCGCGGAGTCAAACTGCAAGTCGTCAACGACGACGGCGTGACCGAAACGATCGACGTCGCCGCCCGCGTGGTCGTCGACGCCACGGGGCAGAGCGCGATCCTGTCTTCGAGATTGGGGCTGCGAAAGATCAATCCCAAGCTCAAGAAGGCGGCCGTTTGGCGACACTTCCGCGGCGCCTCGCGCGACGAGGAAGGGGGCGGGGTCAAGACGCTCGTCATGCACACCGACCAAGGCAAGTCGTGGTTCTGGTACATCCCTCAGGCCGACGACGTCGTGAGCGTCGGGGTCGTCGGCGACAGCGAGTACCTGTTCAAAGGCCGCGGCACGCCGGCGGAGGTGTTCGCCGAAGAGGTCGCCAAGTGCCCGGGGCTGAAGCAACGGCTCGCCGACGCCCTGCCCGTCGACGAGATCAGCGTCGCCAAGGAATTCTCCTACGTCACCGATCGCTCGGCCGGGGAGGGCTGGGTCCTCGTCGGCGACGCCTGGGGATTTATCGACCCGGTCTACTCCAGCGGCGTTTACTTCGCGCTCAAGTCGGCGGAACTCGCGGCCGATTGCGTTATCGAGGGGCTTCGCACCGGCGACGTCAGCGGGGCGCAGCTCGGCAAGTGGCTCCCCCATTTCGGCGAGAGGACGACGCTCGTCCGAAAATTGGTGCACGCCTTCTACTCGGGCCAGTTCCGCGTCGGCAAGTTCCTCATGGAGTATCCGCAGCACAACTCCGAGCTGGTCGACCTGCTGATCGGCCGCGTCTTCGGACCGGATAAAGGGGCGATTTTCGAGGATCTGGAACCGTGGCTCGACCGCGCGCTGGCCGGCGAGTTCGACAACGATGCCGCGACCGGCGACGACGCCAACGTCCCGGCGATGGCGTAGTGCGGAAGCGCCGGGGCGAATGCTTACGGCATCGTGCTGGTTCCGCCTGTCCGAATCGGAAGTCCCGCAAGTTCGCCGAGCGGCTGTACCCGGTCTCGCCTCGCAATCCTGTCGCCTCCATGGTCTAACTGATCGGCATGCGAATCGCCTATCTCGCCGCCGGCGCCGCAGGCATGTACTGCGGGAGTTGTCTGCACGACAACGCCCTGGCGGCTGCGCTGATGGCGCGGGGCGAGGACGTGGTGCTCGCCCCCATTTACACGCCAATCCGCACCGACGAGCGCGACGTCAGCGAGCGGCGCGTCTTCTTCGGCGGGATCAACGCCTTCCTCCAGCAGAAGTTTCCGCTGTTTCGCCGCACCCCGCGGTGGCTCGACGGCTGGCTTGATCACCCGGCCGTGTTGCGGCTGGTCGCGTCTCGCGGCAGCAGCGTCGATCCGGCGAAGCTGGGCGACATGACCGTCTCGATGCTTCGCGGCGAGGAGGGGAACCAGACCAAGGAACTGGCGAAGCTCGTCGACTGGCTGCTGACCGAGGTGCGGCCCGACGTCGTCCACCTGTCGAACTCGATGATGCTGGGACTGGCCCGGATGATCTCCCGCCGCTGCGGGCCGCCGGTCATTTGCGCGCTGTCGGGAGAGGACATTTTCCTGGAAAAGCTCGTCCCGCCCCACTACGAGTCGGCCCGAGAGTTGCTTCGCGAGCGAGCCGCCGACGTCGACGCCTTCACGGCCCTCAACGGCTATTTCGCCGATTACATGGCCGATTACCTCGCCGTCCCGCGAGACCGCATTCATGTCATCCCCCACGGCCTGAACTTGGCCGAGGCGGACGGCACGGCCCCCCCGCCGACCGACGGACCGCCCCGCATCGGCTATCTCGCTCGCATCTGCGCGGACAAGGGGCTCCATGTGCTGGTCGAGGCATGCGAACTGCTGGCAGATCGCCGCCCGAGTCGGGCGTTTGAACTGCACGTCGCCGGTTACCTGGGCGCCGGCGATCGCAAGTACTTTGCGGAGCTCAAGCGGCGGATCACGGCGGGGCCGTTGCGAACTCGGTTCCGCTATCACGGCGAGGTCAGTCGAGCGGAGAAGCTGGCGTTTCTACGCTCGCTGCGCGTCATGAGCACGCCGACCGTCTATCGCGAAAGCAAAGGATTGCCCGTTTTAGAGGCCTGGGCCTGTGCGCGGCCGACCGTGTTGCCGGCGCACGGTGCGTTCCCCGAAATGTGCGCCGCGACGGAAGGGGGCGTCATGCACGAGCCGCATGACGCCAAGGACCTTGCGGACAAACTGCTCGTGTTTCTCGACGATCCTGTCCGTGCTGCAGAAATGGGGAAACGCGCTCGCCAAGCGATGGAAAACAGCTACAATGACTGGCAGATGGCGGACCGAACATTGGCGTTGTACAAAACGCTCGTGCGTGAAAGAGGAGTCTGACGGGACCTTTCGGAGCGTTCATTTCCGGCGCATCGGCTTTTCCACTGTTCTCATCCTCGGCGGGCGCATGCCATGGATGCTGAATCCGGGACCGACCATGCCCTCGCCGCAACCGGCGAATCGGGCATCTTCAATCTCCAGCCCTGGCTGGCGACGTGGCAGAACGACTATCTGTTCTACCGCCTCGACGACCAGCAGCGGATCCAGTTCGTCTCCCCCTCGGTGCGGCGCATCCTCGGCTACGAGCCGAAGGAGATGCTCGGCTGCAATTACCGGGACTTCATGGACCTGGACCATCCGCTCCACGCCCAATTGCAGGATTTGTCCGATCGATTGCTCGCCGGGGCCCTGACGGGGCTGAGACGCTGCGTCGCCCGCCGCCAGGACGGAAGTCTCGCGTTCTTGGCCCTGCGGGAGCGGCCTGTCGCGGACCAGCGGGGTCGGCAGATCGGCGTCGAGGCGATGGCCCAAGACGAGACGGCCCGCGTCAACGCCGAATTGTCGCTCCGGCAAAGCGAACGCAAGTACCGCCGGTTGGTGGAAGGGCTCAAAGGGGGCGACTACGTCATCTACTCCCATACCGCCGAGGGAGTGATCACCTACGTCAGCCCCTCGGTTCGCGAAGTGCTCGGGTTCCCCGTCGAGGAGGTCGTCGGCAAAAATTGGCGCGACTTTATCGGGCCCGACAATTACGGCCGGGCCGCGGCGGATCGCTCCAAGCGCGACGTCGAGGGTCGCAAGTCGCTGTACAAACTGGTCGTCGAAATCCGTCATCACAACGGCTCGCCCCGACTGTTGGAGATTCAGGAGCGCCCCATCTTCGGCTTCGACGGCCGGTATCTGGCGATGGAGGGGATCGCCAAGGACGTGACCGAAGCGACTCGCACCGCGCACGAGTTGCAGGCTCTGAAAGAGGAGCTTGAACAGCGCGTCGCCGCGCGTACGGCGGAGTTGTCCGACGCGATCTGCGAGATGCGGCGCAGCGAGGCCCGGTATCGCAACGTCGTCGAGACGCAGGAGGAATTCATCACTCGATGGCGTCCCGACGGCACGCGGACGTTCGTCAACGAGGCGTATTGTCGATATTTTCAGCGGACGCGCGATCAATTGCTCGGTCGGAACTTCTTGGAATTTATCGTCGAGGCGGAACGAGAGACGTTTCTTCGCTCGACGGAGTCGCTGACGCCGGCGCAGTCGTCGATCGCTTACGACCAGCACGTCTATCGCCCCGACGGTTCGATCGGTTGCATTCAGTGGTCGGATCGCGCGTTTTTCGACGCCGACGGACGACCGATCGAGTACCAATCGGTGGGGCGCGACGTGACGGAACTGCGTCGCGCCGCCGAGCAGCTTCACGAGCAGGAACTGCAGTTGGCTCACGTCTCGCGGCTGGCGACGATGGGGGAACTGGTCGCGGGGATCGCTCACGAAGTGCACCAGCCGCTTCATGCCGCCCGCACGTTCGCCGAGGCGGCTCGTCGCCACTTGGCGATCGGGAAGCCCGAATCGCACGCCGCCGCCGTCGAGTGCACGCGCGAGGTCGAGGCCTGCATCAGTCGCACGGCCAGCATCATCCGGCGCATGCGAAACTTCACCAAATCGCAACCGGTGAAGATGGAGCGGCTCGATCTGAACGAGGTGCTCGTCGAGTCGCTCGAAGCGATGGCGTTCGAAACGCGCCGGGCCAAGGTTCGTCAGGTCGTCGCTCTGGCCCCCGGATTGGCGCCGATCGAGGGGGATCGGATCCAACTGCAGCAGGTCTTCGTCAATTTGCTGTTGAACGCCTGCGAAGCGATGGAGTCGACGCCGGTCGAGGAGCGCACTCTGACGATCACGACCACGGCCGAGGCCGACGGGATCGACGTCGCGTTTCGCGACGCCGGTCCGGGAATACCGCACAACGCGCGGGAACGCGTGTTCGACGCCTTCTTTACGACCAAAGAAGGAGGCATGGGGATGGGGTTGTCGCTGTGTCGAACGATCGCCGCGGCGCATCAGGCCCGCCTGCGGTTCGAATCGAACGCCCCGGAACCGGGCTGCACGTTTCACTTCTTCGTAC from Pirellulales bacterium includes these protein-coding regions:
- a CDS encoding tryptophan 7-halogenase, with product MTAFAPEYDCVVLGGGPAGSTCAGLVAEAGFKTLLVERERMPREHIGESLMPETYWVFERLGVLDKIEAAGYAKKVGVQFVNNTGRESAPFFFRSHDDRVSSETWHVDRAHFDKLLFDHAAEKGADCRDGSRALEVLLDGDKARGVKLQVVNDDGVTETIDVAARVVVDATGQSAILSSRLGLRKINPKLKKAAVWRHFRGASRDEEGGGVKTLVMHTDQGKSWFWYIPQADDVVSVGVVGDSEYLFKGRGTPAEVFAEEVAKCPGLKQRLADALPVDEISVAKEFSYVTDRSAGEGWVLVGDAWGFIDPVYSSGVYFALKSAELAADCVIEGLRTGDVSGAQLGKWLPHFGERTTLVRKLVHAFYSGQFRVGKFLMEYPQHNSELVDLLIGRVFGPDKGAIFEDLEPWLDRALAGEFDNDAATGDDANVPAMA
- a CDS encoding glycosyltransferase family 4 protein translates to MRIAYLAAGAAGMYCGSCLHDNALAAALMARGEDVVLAPIYTPIRTDERDVSERRVFFGGINAFLQQKFPLFRRTPRWLDGWLDHPAVLRLVASRGSSVDPAKLGDMTVSMLRGEEGNQTKELAKLVDWLLTEVRPDVVHLSNSMMLGLARMISRRCGPPVICALSGEDIFLEKLVPPHYESARELLRERAADVDAFTALNGYFADYMADYLAVPRDRIHVIPHGLNLAEADGTAPPPTDGPPRIGYLARICADKGLHVLVEACELLADRRPSRAFELHVAGYLGAGDRKYFAELKRRITAGPLRTRFRYHGEVSRAEKLAFLRSLRVMSTPTVYRESKGLPVLEAWACARPTVLPAHGAFPEMCAATEGGVMHEPHDAKDLADKLLVFLDDPVRAAEMGKRARQAMENSYNDWQMADRTLALYKTLVRERGV
- a CDS encoding PAS domain S-box protein, which encodes MDAESGTDHALAATGESGIFNLQPWLATWQNDYLFYRLDDQQRIQFVSPSVRRILGYEPKEMLGCNYRDFMDLDHPLHAQLQDLSDRLLAGALTGLRRCVARRQDGSLAFLALRERPVADQRGRQIGVEAMAQDETARVNAELSLRQSERKYRRLVEGLKGGDYVIYSHTAEGVITYVSPSVREVLGFPVEEVVGKNWRDFIGPDNYGRAAADRSKRDVEGRKSLYKLVVEIRHHNGSPRLLEIQERPIFGFDGRYLAMEGIAKDVTEATRTAHELQALKEELEQRVAARTAELSDAICEMRRSEARYRNVVETQEEFITRWRPDGTRTFVNEAYCRYFQRTRDQLLGRNFLEFIVEAERETFLRSTESLTPAQSSIAYDQHVYRPDGSIGCIQWSDRAFFDADGRPIEYQSVGRDVTELRRAAEQLHEQELQLAHVSRLATMGELVAGIAHEVHQPLHAARTFAEAARRHLAIGKPESHAAAVECTREVEACISRTASIIRRMRNFTKSQPVKMERLDLNEVLVESLEAMAFETRRAKVRQVVALAPGLAPIEGDRIQLQQVFVNLLLNACEAMESTPVEERTLTITTTAEADGIDVAFRDAGPGIPHNARERVFDAFFTTKEGGMGMGLSLCRTIAAAHQARLRFESNAPEPGCTFHFFVPLALRRVS